The following coding sequences lie in one Stigmatopora nigra isolate UIUO_SnigA chromosome 4, RoL_Snig_1.1, whole genome shotgun sequence genomic window:
- the LOC144195358 gene encoding nipped-B-like protein A isoform X2, with product MNGDMPHVPITTLAGIASLTDLLNQLPLPSPLPATTTKSLLYNGRIAEEVNCLLGCRDENLASQLAHGLNQVSTEHIELKDNLGSDEPEGDAPLLLQTMLARNPGIFREKNVMQQPMVQQYKITQNSMHSPAPSANFQPAAISPNPSSRFVAPQTGSSSRYMGQQNSPVPSPYTPQSPAPGYLQQYPHQQPPSYNQHQQIQQVSVASPMVPGSIRNIHEGKVSGQMANTANHHPDRYGTDDYLNIVHRSGSEDGDAALRNSSFPLRSPQSSCSPAASEGATKPGSRPPLILQSPPPYVLSPREGGPDHKQQLQQRKKIPTVKEEKDMYDIVSSPNKDSTKLTLKLSRVKSNESDPPGDGVPGLDHNSDNMEAEMNFQQVPVLQQNLIARHNQGSQQAGGAVGFQGPSSPYDEVELDALAEIERIEREAASEKCSKEVQDKDKPLKKRKQDSFPLEPGAGGPGGPTGAPGSGPTGGGNAGKLTPQEATAAGNGASRPPLMVSIDLQQAGKVDGQLDPCLAAPVPALEAQRWPEEPSSGLAAVEGSDTASRLKPDGRPDVIKNRVDKHDGRRDCRELSKHRHDDKSSDRRAEKPKSSGRGEQGRDRESDKDRRHRCETVDVRMRCDRDRSVFRASSVGEPGRSSHRQDSLKPAAVPSGPKLPQSFPAHLLGGQSGALKNFQIPKIKRDGGVPMESHIWGQPKVKLERLGLVQDFEKRPKPVVLVKKLSVDQIQRIIRHSKTGKNRFSPGKYGKTGMDPAILKELPPELLAEIESTMPLCERVKMNKRKRSTINEKPKYAEVSSDDDANEESVRKRQRREKDRAWDFEERERRASGEHRRSGSKEGRRGSGSRYRDSSEDDSPPPSMSDVARKLKMKEKQKKRKAYEPKLTQEELMDSSTFKRFLTSIDNILDNLEDVDFTTMADDDEIPQELLLGKHQLNELGSESAKIKAMGITGRIPSDKLVKLLNILEKNIMDASKLSTMINHDHDAEDEERLWRDLIMERVTKSADACLTALNIMTSAHMPKAVYIEDVIERVLQYTKFHLQNTLYPQYDPVYKVDPHGGGLLSSKAKRAKCSTHKQRVIIMLYNKVCDVVSNISELLEIQLLTDTTILQVSSMGITPFFVENVSELQLCAIKLVTAVFSRYEKHRQLILEEIFTSLARLPTSKRSLRNFRLNSSDQDGEPMYIQMVTALVLQLIQCVVHLPNDGDSIEDHDKVDQDVLITNSYETAMRTAQNFLSVFLKKCGSKQGEEDYRPLFENFVQDLLSTVNKPEWPAAELLLSLLGRLLVHQFSNKQTEMALRVASLDYLGTVAARLRKDAVTSRMDQRSIDRILQQSQGGDETQQLQKALLDYLEQNADTDASLSFARKFYIAQWFRDATTEAEKSMRNQNPKDDYSSEGPQHAKEMETTGEIMQRAENRKMFLRNIIMTTPAHFATLKMNSDTVDYEDSCLIVRYLASMRPFAQSFDIYLTQILRVLGESAIAVRTKAMKCLSEVVAVDPSILARSDMQRGVHGRLMDNSTSVREAAVELLGKFVLSRPQLTEQYYDMLIERILDTGISVRKRVIKILRDICLEQPTFSKITEMCVRMIRRVNDEEGIKKLVNETFQKLWFTPTPAHDKETMTRKILNITDVVAACRDTGYDWFEQLLSNLLKSEEDAAYKPAKKACVQLVDNLVEHILKYEESLAESKGVNSTRLVACITTLYLFSKIRAQLMVKHAMTMQPYLTTKCNTDNDFMVICNVAKMLELVVPLMEHPSETFLATIEEDLMKLIIKYGMTVVQHCVSCLGAVVNKVTHNYKFVWACFDKFYRALNKLKAQHQEDPNSMTLIGNKPFLLRSLFTVGALGRHFDFDLEEFKGSTKVIIKEKVLELLLYFTKHEDEKVKTKAIIGLGFLVIMHPSQMFMPEVKSLYNGILADSASSINLKIQILKNLQTYLQEEDTRMQEADREWKKLSKQEDLKEMGDISSGMSSSIMQLYLKQVLEAFFHTQSSVRHFALNVIALTLNQGLIHPVQCVPYLIAMGTDPEPSMRNKSDQQLVEIDKKYTGFIHMKAVAGMKMSFNLQQSIEMSRRTIIRGFRQDETHSALCSHLFSMIRTNRQHRRAFLISLLNLFDDSARTEVNMLLFIADNLACFPYQSQEEPLFIMHHIDICLSVSGSNLLQNFTELLLKEPRRKEKKEKKEKKVKEWKSRSDGEDEYEKINSDSPGSVEGRNSEDDDVVRQPKKPRKPIDDSESSEESDLDDLCLDDTDRVMKRLPDNSASLLDFANSVQGILLLLVLKQHLKNQYGFSDGKIQKYSPTESAKVYDKAVNRKINVYFHPRQTLDFISNNMARATLTEDVKRRIVKQYLDFKVLMEHLDPDEEDEEGEASASANIRNKAINALLGSSGPLMGPLMGPSPRNQAGPETDDDYSDGDERTPGSSRKSRRTGDPSDPGRMNETVEVMDVIALCCPKYKDRPQIARVVHKTPSGYAIHWMAGSYSGPWAEAKRRDGRKLVPWVDTIKESDVIFKKIALTSNHKLSNKVVQTLRSLYAAREGGAS from the exons ATGAATGGGGATATGCCTCATGTTCCCATAACTACTCTCGCTGGGATCGCTAGCCTAACAGACT TGTTGAACCAGCTGCCCCTCCCTTCCCCCCTCCCGGCCACCACTACGAAGAGCCTCTTGTACAATGGTAGAATAGCAGAGGAGGTCAACTGTCTTTTGGGCTGCCGGGATGAGAACCTAGCCTCCCAGCTCGCCCATGGCCTGAACCAGGTCTCCACAGAGCACAT AGAGCTGAAGGACAACCTGGGGAGTGATGAGCCTGAGGGAGATGCACCACTGCTGCTGCAGACTATGCTGGCCAGAAACCCTGGCATCTTCAGGGAAAAAA ATGTTATGCAGCAGCCGATGGTACAACAGTACAAAATCACCCAAAATTCCATGCACAGTCCAGCCCCATCGGCAAATTTTCAGCCGGCAGCAATTTCTCCAAATCCATCAAG tcgATTTGTGGCACCCCAGACAGGCTCTAGTAGTCGATACATGGGCCAGCAAAACAGTCCGGTTCCTAGTCCCTACACACCACAAAGCCCCGCCCCTGGTTACCTCCAGCAGTACCCCCACCAACAACCACCCAGCTACAACCAACATCAACAGATCCAACAAG TGTCCGTGGCCAGTCCAATGGTTCCGGGAAGTATACGAAACATTCACGAAGGCAAGGTATCGGGGCAGATGGCCAACACCGCCAACCACCACCCAGATAGATATGGCACAGATGACTACTTGAACATCGTGCACCGGTCGGGCAGTGAG GATGGTGATGCCGCCCTGAGAAATTCATCATTCCCTTTACGGTCGCCGCAGTCCAGCTGCTCTCCAGCAGCAAGTGAAGGAGCAACGAAAC CAGGTTCTCGCCCCCCGCTGATTCTGCAGTCACCACCTCCATATGTGCTGTCGCCGAGGGAAGGGGGGCCAGACCATAAACAGCAACTGCAGCAACGCAAGAAAATTCCCACCGTGAAAGAGGAGAAAGACATGTATGACATTGTCAGCTCCCCAAACAAGGATTCCACCAAACTCACACTTAAGTTGTCCCGGGTTAAGTCAAATGAGTCTGACCCACCAG GCGATGGTGTCCCAGGCCTGGACCACAACTCAGACAATATGGAGGCTGAAATGAACTTTCAGCAAGTGCCTGTTCTCCAGCAGAACCTGATAGCCCGCCACAATCAAGGATCCCAGCAGGCAGGGGGTGCTGTGGGTTTCCAGGGTCCTAGTTCTCCTTATGACGAGGTGGAGCTCGACGCGCTAGCTGAAATCGAACGGATAGAGCGAGAGGCGGCGAGTGAGAAGTGTTCTAAGGAAGTCCAGGATAAAG ACAAGCCACTGAAGAAGAGAAAACAAGACTCTTTTCCTTTGGAGCCCGGCGCTGGAGGTCCCGGTGGTCCTACCGGTGCTCCAGGAAGTGGACCCACGGGTGGGGGCAATGCTGGCAAACTGACCCCGCAAGAGGCCACAGCAGCTGGGAACGGTGCCAGTCGTCCTCCCCTCATGGTGAGCATTGACCTCCAACAGGCAGGAAAAGTTGACGGCCAGCTCGACCCCTGTCTGGCTGCCCCGGTCCCTGCCTTAGAAGCTCAACGCTGGCCCGAAGAACCATCTAGCGGGCTCGCCGCTGTAGAAGGTTCTGACACCGCCTCGCGTTTGAAACCGGACGGACGACCGGATGTCATCAAGAACAGGGTTGATAAACATGACGGCAGAAGAGACTGTCGGGAGTTGTCCAAACACCGACATGATGACAAGTCTTCAGATAGGCGGGCAGAGAAGCCAAAGTCGTCGGGCCGAGGGGAACAAGGACGGGACAGGGAGTCTGACAAAGATAGGAGGCATCGCTGCGAAACCGTCGATGTTCGCATGAGATGTGATCGAGATAGGTCCGTCTTCCGGGCATCCTCTGTCGGAGAGCCTGGTCGTAGCAGCCATAGGCAAGACAGTTTGAAACCTGCTGCCGTTCCCTCCGGTCCTAAACTTCCACAATCTTTCCCCGCTCACCTCCTGGGAGGACAAAGTGGCGCACTGAAGAACTTCCAGATCCCTAAG ATCAAACGTGATGGTGGCGTTCCAATGGAGAGTCACATTTGGGGGCAGCCCAAGGTGAAACTAGAGCGACTTGGTCTGGTGCAGGACTTTGAGAAGAGGCCCAAGCCTGTAGTACTTGTGAAAAAACTCTCTGTGGACCAGATCCAAAGAATAATTCGTCACAGCAAGACAGGAAAGAACCGTTTCTCCCCAGGAAAATATGGCAAAA ctgGCATGGACCCGGCCATCTTAAAGGAACTGCCCCCAGAGCTGCTTGCAGAGATCGAGTCAACTATGCCCCTCTGCGAACGAGTCAAAATGAACAAGCGAAAACGAAGTACGATCAACGAGAAGCCCAAATACGCCGAGGTCAGCTCGGACGACGATGCAAACGAAGAAT CTGTACGAAAGCGTCAGCGTCGAGAAAAAGACCGGGCGTGGGACTTTGAGGAAAGAGAGCGACGCGCCTCAGGGGAACATCGGAGAAGTGGGTCCAAAGAAGGCCGCAGAGGCTCGGGGAGCCGTTACCGAGACTCCTCCGAAGATGACTCGCCGCCTCCCAGCATGAGCGATG TTGCCAGGAAATTAAAGATGAAGGAGAAACAGAAGAAGCGGAAAGCATATGAACCGAAGCTTACTCAAGAGGAGCTCATGGACTCGTCCACGTTCAAGAGATTCTTAACGAGCATTGACAACATTTTAGACAACCTTGAAGATGTGGATTTCACCACCATGG cagatgacgACGAGATACCTCAGGAATTGCTACTTGGGAAGCACCAATTAAACGAGCTGGGCAGCGAATCCGCCAAAATCAAAGCCATGGGCATCACCGGCAGG ATACCATCGGACAAGCTAGTGAAGCTGCTCAATATTCTAGAGAAGAATATCATGGATGCATCTAAGCTCTCCACAATGATCAACCAC GATCACGATGCTGAGGATGAAGAGAGGCTGTGGAGGGACCTCATCATGGAGCGAGTGACCAAGTCGGCCGACGCCTGCCTTACGGCCTTAAACATCATGACATCGGCCCACATGCCAAAAGCTGTCTACATTGAGGATGTCATCGAGCGGGTGCTACAATATACCAAATTTCATCTGCAGAACACGCTCTACCCGCAATACGACCCTGTCTACAAAGTGGACCCACACGGAG GTGGCTTACTAAGCTCCAAGGCGAAGCGTGCCAAATGCTCTACACACAAGCAACGTGTCATCATCATGCTATACAACAAAGTGTGTGACGTTGTCAGCAACATCTCTGAGCTCCTTGAGATCCAACTGCTTACTGACACCACTATCCTccag GTATCATCAATGGGAATCACGccattttttgtggaaaatgtcAGCGAGCTGCAGCTGTGTGCTATTAAACTGGTTACAGCA GTATTCTCGCGTTACGAGAAGCACCGACAGCTTATTCTGGAGGAGATATTTACGTCACTGGCCAGGCTGCCCACAAGCAAACGCTCCCTCAGGAATTTCCG GTTGAACAGCTCGGACCAGGATGGAGAGCCTATGTACATCCAAATGGTGACTGCCTTGGTGTTGCAACTCATCCAGTGTGTGGTGCATTTACCCAATGATGGGGACTCAATAGAGGACCACGACAAG GTGGACCAAGATGTGCTGATTACCAACTCATATGAGACGGCAATGAGAACGGCGCAGAACTTTCTCTCAGTATTCTTAAAGAA ATGTGGCAGTAAGCAAGGAGAGGAAGATTACCGGCCTTTGTTTGAGAACTTTGTCCAGGACCTGCTCTCGACGGTTAACAAACCAGAGTGGCCCGCTGCAGAGTTGCTACTCAGTCTGCTTGGCAGACTCTTG GTGCACCAGTTTAGCAACAAGCAGACAGAGATGGCTCTACGAGTGGCTTCTTTAGATTACCTTGGCACTGTGGCTGCCCGCCTAAGAAAGGATGCTGTTACCAGCAGGATGGACCAGCGGTCAATTGATCGCATTTTACAGCAG TCTCAGGGTGGTGATGAAACACAGCAGCTGCAAAAGGCTTTGCTGGACTATTTGGAACAGAATGCTGATACAGATGCCTCATTATCA TTTGCCAGAAAGTTCTACATTGCCCAGTGGTTTCGGGATGCTACGACAGAGGCAGAGAAGTCCATGCGAAATCAGAACCCAAAGGACGACTACTCTTCGGAGGGGCCGCAGCACGCCAAGGAGATGGAGACCACGGGTGAGATCATGCAGCGAGCTGAAAATCGCAAGATGTTCTTGCGCAACATCATCATGACTACACCAGCTCATTTTGCCACATTAAA GATGAACTCTGACACTGTGGACTATGAGGACTCCTGTCTGATTGTGCGCTATTTGGCCTCCATGAGGCCGTTTGCACAGAGctttgatatttatttaacacag ataTTACGAGTCCTTGGAGAAAGTGCCATAGCAGTGAGAACTAAAGCCATGAAGTGTTTGTCCGAGGTTGTGGCCGTGGACCCCAGTATCCTAGCAAGG TCGGACATGCAGCGCGGAGTCCACGGCCGCTTGATGGACAACTCGACGAGTGTGAGAGAGGCAGCTGTGGAGTTGCTGGGCAAGTTTGTCCTTAGCAGACCGCAGCTCACTGAACAGTACTACGACATGCTCATAGAGAGGATACTA GACACTGGTATCAGTGTAAGGAAACGAGTGATCAAGATCCTGCGAGACATTTGTTTGGAGCAGCCTACCTTCAGTAAAATCACTGAGATGTGTGTCAGAATGATTCGCAGGGTCAATGATGAGGAAGGAATCAAG AAATTGGTGAATGAAACATTTCAAAAGTTATGGTTCACGCCAACGCCGGCCCACGACAAGGAGACCATGACCAGAAAGATCCTCAACATTACAGACGTGGTCGCGGCATGTCGAGACACTGGCTATGACTGGTTTGAACAACTTCTTTCCAAT CTTCTCAAATCTGAGGAGGACGCAGCATACAAACCTGCCAAGAAGGCCTGCGTTCAGCTGGTGGACAATCTGGTGGagcatattttgaaatatgaagAGTCTCTGGCAG AGAGCAAAGGTGTAAACTCCACCCGTTTAGTGGCTTGCATCACTACCTTGTACCTGTTCAGCAAAATAAGGGCTCAGCTCATGGTAAAACACGCCATGACCATGCAACCTTACCTAACCACCAAGTGTAAT aCTGACAATGACTTTATGGTCATTTGCAATGTGGCAAAAATGTTAGAGCTGGTGGTGCCTCTAATGGAGCACCCCAGTGAGACATTTCTTGCCACCATTGAGGAAGACCTTATGAAGCTGATCATCAAATATGGCATGACG GTGGTCCAACACTGTGTCAGCTGTCTCGGGGCTGTTGTCAACAAAGTGACTCACAACTACAAGTTTGTCTGGGCATGCTTCGATAAATTCTATC GTGCACTTAACAAGCTAAAGGCCCAGCATCAAGAAGATCCTAACAGCATGACGTTGATAGGAAACAAGCCTTTCTTATTGCGGTCGCTGTTCACCGTGGGTGCCCTTGGTCGACACTTTGATTTTGACCTAGAAGAATTCAAGGGCTCCACCAAG GTCATTATCAAGGAAAAGGTTTTGGAGCTTCTTCTGTATTTCACCAAGCATGAAGACGAAAAAGTCAAGACGAAAGCTATTATCGGTTTAG GCTTTCTCGTCATCATGCATCCCAGCCAAATGTTTATGCCTGAAGTGAAGTCCTTGTACAATGGCATATTGGCTGACAGTGCCTCGTCCATCAACCTCAAAATCCAGATCCTCAAAAACCTCCAGACCTACCTGCAAGAAGAAGACACCAGAATGCAAGAAGCAGACCGGGAAT GGAAAAAGCTTTCCAAACAGGAGGATCTGAAGGAAATGGGGGACATCTCTTCGGGGATGAGCAGCTCCATTATGCAGCTTTACCTGAAGCAGGTGTTGGAGGCCTTCTTCCACACACAGTCCAGTGTGCGGCACTTTGCGCTCAATGTCATTGCGCTCACTCTGAACCAGGGCCTCATTCATCCGGTGCAG TGCGTGCCTTATCTGATTGCCATGGGAACCGACCCAGAGCCCAGCATGAGGAACAAATCTGATCAGCAACTGGTGGAGatagacaaaaaatacacaGGATTCATCCAT ATGAAAGCAGTGGCTGGGATGAAGATGTCATTCAACCTGCAGCAGTCCATCGAGATGTCTCGGAGGACCATCATACGAGGTTTCAGACAAGACGAAACCCACTCGGCTCTGTGCTCGCATCTCTTCTCCATGATCCGCACCAACCGGCAACACCGGAGAGCATTTCTCATCTCGCTACTGAATCTCTTTGACGACAGCGCC AGAACCGAGGTGAACATGTTGCTGTTCATAGCGGACAACCTGGCCTGCTTCCCATACCAGAGCCAGGAAGAACCTCTCTTCATCATGCACCATATAGACATCTGCCTGTCAGTTTCTGGAAGCAACCTTCTTCAGAATTTTACTGAG CTTCTATTGAAAGAGCCAAGGcggaaggagaagaaggagaagaaggagaaaaaggtGAAGGAGTGGAAGAGTAGATCAGACGGGGAAGATGAGTACGAAAAAATTAACAGCGATTCCCCCGGGAGCGTCGAGGGACGCAATAGCGAAGACGACGACGTGGTACGGCAGCCCAAAAAGCCCAGAAAACCGATAGACGACTCCGAGAGCTCAGAAGAATCCGATCTGGACGATTTATGTCTGGATGATACAGACAGGGTTATGAAGCGTCTCCCAGACAATTCCGCTAGCCTCTTGGACTTTGCCAACTCTGTTCAAGGCATATTGTTGCTGCTGGTGCTCAAACAGCATCTGAAGAACCAGTATGGGTTCTCAGACGG GAAAATCCAAAAGTACTCCCCAACGGAGTCGGCCAAGGTATACGACAAGGCGGTGAACCGAAAAATCAACGTTTACTTCCACCCGCGGCAAACCCTCGACTTTATCTCCAACAACATGGCACGCGCCACGCTAACAGAAGATGTCAAGAGGCGTATCGTCAAACAGTATCTTGAT TTCAAGGTACTAATGGAACATCTGGACCCGGACGAAGAGGACGAGGAGGGAGAAGCGTCGGCAAGCGCCAACATCCGAAACAAAGCCATAAATGCCCTGCTGGGAAGCTCGGGGCCATTGATGGGGCCATTGATGGGACCCAGTCCACGCAACCAGGCGGGACCAGAGACAGACGACGACTACAGCGACGGCGACGAGCGCACACCAGGG TCCTCTCGGAAGTCGAGGCGAACGGGCGACCCGTCGGATCCCGGCCGGATGAACGAGACGGTGGAAGTAATGGACGTGATCGCCCTGTGCTGCCCCAAGTACAAGGACCGGCCGCAGATCGCCCGCGTGGTCCACAAAACCCCCAGCGGCTACGCCATCCACTGGATGGCGGGCTCCTATTCGGGGCCCTGGGCCGAGGCCAAAAGGCGCGACGGCCGCAAACTGGTGCCTTGGGTGGACACGATCAAGGAGTCAGACGTCATTTTCAAGAAGATTGCCTTGACCAGCAACCACAAACTAAGTAACAAAGTAGTGCAGACTTTACGCTCGCTATATGCAGCGCGGGAAGGAGGAGCAAGCTAG